A portion of the Acidisarcina polymorpha genome contains these proteins:
- a CDS encoding AI-2E family transporter, with the protein MLSDLKTHSATAGTALVNWWRAVSIEAFCCAILWLIGLMLIHVPLAPMWALIAGLMTFIPNFGAVIGLLGPVFAILLSGRDMERLLYLLGLYAVIVVIDQLLLQPMLMKRVTRVPIWASLLVPLVLGVVIPFWGVLLAPPLLAIVYAFRKPHEQPKAGSIITTAATEDAPVNKVQQP; encoded by the coding sequence ATGCTGTCCGATTTAAAAACGCACAGCGCTACCGCCGGAACTGCGCTCGTGAACTGGTGGCGCGCGGTCTCGATCGAGGCCTTCTGCTGCGCGATCCTGTGGCTGATCGGATTAATGCTTATCCATGTGCCGCTTGCCCCCATGTGGGCGCTGATCGCCGGATTGATGACGTTTATTCCCAACTTTGGCGCAGTCATCGGGCTTCTCGGCCCGGTCTTCGCCATCCTGCTCAGCGGGCGCGACATGGAACGGCTGCTCTACCTTCTCGGACTTTACGCCGTGATCGTGGTCATCGATCAGCTTTTGCTGCAGCCGATGCTGATGAAGCGGGTGACGAGGGTGCCCATCTGGGCATCGCTATTAGTGCCGTTGGTCCTTGGGGTGGTGATTCCTTTCTGGGGCGTCTTGTTGGCTCCGCCGCTGTTGGCGATCGTGTATGCCTTTCGCAAACCCCACGAACAGCCGAAAGCCGGATCGATCATAACGACTGCCGCGACTGAGGATGCG